From the Emys orbicularis isolate rEmyOrb1 chromosome 19, rEmyOrb1.hap1, whole genome shotgun sequence genome, the window GGTGCGGGCCGAGacgcggggagggcggcccccAGAGTAGGAAGATGAGGTGGAAACAGTGGGGTGGAGACTGCTGGCATGCGCCCTTCCCTGGGATGCAGCCCCCCCGCAGAAGCGGCTCTCCGGGGCGTTCCTCGCGCCAGCCCCCCCGTCCGCCGGCCAGGCGGCGTTATACAGTTGTCACTCTCATGACCACCTCCCGGCCAGAGCTGGCGCCCCCGCGGGGCTCGTTCGGCCGCAGGTGACTGAGGATGTGCAAGATGGTGTAGCCACAGTGATGGTTCAAAATCGTTCTAACCCGCTGACCCCGCCGGGGGTTCCTTTCGCTCCCGGAGGAGGGGTTCGTCCGTGAATTCCTGCCCCCGGCCTTGGCCGCCCCGCTGCCAACGGGCTCTCCCAGGTCCTTGGCCTTGTCGTAATTCAGCACCTTCCACTGCTGGTTCACTGCCTGCCACCGCTTGAAGATTCGATACACCGAGGAGCCCTCGTGAATGATCAGACCTAGGGGagagaagttggggggggggggaaagagaggtgaGACCTCCtggggcaggcagccaaacaaGTTCCTCGAGATGGTGGCCGGCCAGGGCTCGGAACTCACTCATGACAATGTGGCCCTGGAAAATGCCAGGGCCCAGCTAGTCAGATCCCAGTGGGAATCGGACCCCTAATTCCCTCCAGGTTCCATGGACAACTGCAAGGTTCTGGGGGAGGGCGTGGGGAGGCCTGGTgtttgggagggggaaggctgggggggggagggggctggctgcGGATGGGGCCTAGATTGACAGGTGCGACCCCTTGGAGACCAGCACTACCTTGGGGTTAGGCCCGtcgccatagaatcatagaatattagggttggaagagacctcaggaggtcatcttgtccgatcccctgctcaaagcaggaccaaccccaactaaatcatcccagccagggctttgtcaagccgggccttaaaaacccattccagtgcttcaccaccctcctagggaaatagggtttcctaatatccaacctaaacctcccccactgcaacttgagaccattactccttgttctgtcatctgccaccactgagaacagccgagctccatcctctttggagcccccttcaggtagttgaaggctgctatcaaatcccccctcactcttctcttctgcagactaaacaatcccagttccctcagcctctcctcgtaagccatgtgctccagccccctaatcatttttgttgccctccgctggactctctccaatttgtccacatcccttctgtagtggggggaccaaaactggacgcagtattccaggtgtggcctcaccagtgccgagtagaggggtataatcacgtcccttgatctgctggcaatgctcctactaatgccattagccttcttggcaacaagggcccaCTGCTGATTCAGCCATGGCATGTCTCGCTTAAATGTGCACAGGCCTGGCCCAGTGGCTGGGCTCGGAAACGGGGCTGGGTCCTTCACTTTGAGCCCTGCTTGGCCTGGGTGGGCATACTGCTCCCATGACGGGAGTCCCTGTGACTGAACGGGCCCTTGGGCATGGTGGGCGTGTGGGTACCCCGCCCTGTTTCCGTGCAGAGACCTCCCCTCTGCCAAGGAGGGCCAGGAGTGTTAGCTTCAAGCCAGCCAGGGCAAGGCGGTTCCTCCGAGCCCTGGACAGGCTCAGAACGGAGAGGCGGTGGCTGTGGAGCTGAGGGCTTGGAGAGTCACGGAGGCTCGGGAGCTGCCAGCCTGAGGCTCTGGATCTGAGCCTTTTATCACTGcaggctggtttgttattgtcgGGCTGCCCAGGAGCGCTGGGGCTCTGTGTACTGGcttattattgtagggtctccAAGGGGCGAGTCTGTTATCGTAGGGTTTTAATATGTGCTGCGTCTCCATACGCACGCTGGTTTGGTTTTGCAGGGGTGCTCATGAATGCTGGGGCTGTGTTTTCCGGTTCGTTATGGCAGGGTCGTTAATGAGCAGAGACCTCTGGACAGGGTGTCAACGTGCACACAATCCCTCCCTGGTGCTCCATGACCCAAGGGGAGCGAGCGCCCGCAAGGTTCTCCACTGCCCTGCGTGTGGTGCAGCCGTTCACACCGCCCACATCACAACAGTGTTTTACACTGGCTGTGCCCTCGTGTGTCGCACGAGGACCAGGGCAACGGAGAAACAGGCCCCGGGCTTGGGAGGCTGTGGACACACGTCCTTCAGCCTGCAGACCTGGCTACTACTTAGCCACATCACCTCCCCTACGATCAGAAGGCGAACAAGGGCTTTCCATCTCAGCAATGTGAGACTCTCCTTCGGACGGTGCTACCGCTGCCCATccgggtgaccttgggcacgtccCTTCCcctgtccgtgcctcagtttcccttgacACCCATTGTCTATGCAGGTTGTAAGTTCTTTAGGTCAGGGGCTCTCTCTTGCTATATGGACGtacagcgcccggcacaatggaGCCTGATGTTCTCAGTTGGGGCCCGCAGGCataacagtaatataaataaacaaTCGTTTCAGAATGGGCTGGCTGACTATTCATTCTTATTTTTAATTCCACCTATTAATGATTATTCTAGCTCTTAAgtgttttattatattattaaactataagtattattttattaaaattatgtTATTAGTATGTATTCATTATCATTCTAGCGATTTgttatgttaatattttaatattagatTATTGCAATATAATTATAATGATCTATTATTATACTAGAATATCAGTCATCATTATTAGAATTATCAATTAATTATTctagttattattttattagagTATTATTAAGCTATAAccattgctttttattattatctattaattattattctacCTTATTATTCTGATCATTGTTATTCCTGATTGTAACAGGACCTATTACTGTAAATTTTTCGCACATGGGGAAGGCACCAAACATGTGCGGACATTTCTAAGTATCATTTCTCCCGTTTCACTATCACGGGATCCTGCCCCTTGGCTGCGAGTCCGACCTCTCGCATTCCCTAATGTGGGTACAACGGGACACATGTAGCCGCTGACTCAATCGGATATTTACAGTCCATCCCTTCATTTGTAGCTGGTGGCTCGTCATTCCAGCCACAAAACCCCAGCCGGTAATCGTCTCGTCTCTGCTGCCGGCAGAGCCCATCATTGAACGCTGCCGATCttgtcccagccctgagtccgCTTCATTCGCTTTTAATTAACAGGCGTCATTGCAATCAGGTGGGGCTTTATGGCCAGCGAGGGATGCCTGTTTACAGCAGGAGCCGCTAGAGATCCCAGCCAAGACCCCACTGTGCGAGGTGCCGTACGGAGAagagcccgtccctgccctgaTGAGCGTACAGTCTTACAgagaaggggaaaccgaggcatggagCGGGGGagtgacgtgcccaaggtcacccagcaaggcagtggcagagccgggcACCAAGtccagttctcctgagtcccaggctagccccTCATCACCCAACCCCCCACGTGCATCACACGTTAGGTAGGTCCTGCTTCCCAGTACTCTGAATTCTGATGGTCCCGCCCCACCCATCGCCACGGGAACCGAGCATGGTGCACCTCAGAGCCGAAGGGGGAGGCGTGAGGAGGCCAttgggcagcagagggtggggggatgaggtggattcACCTTTCAGTTACTGCTCTGGCGTGAGCTGCCTagctccagccagagggggcggACAGGGGAAGTCAGGGAGCCCACGGCTGGGGTGGAGGGACCTGACGGGCCAGGCTCTCACCTATGCAGACAATGTCCATAAAGCCGTACATGCCGTAGCAGATCTGGAAGAGCAGGTCCTGCCGCTGCCACTTGGCCGAGGGGCTGAGGGACGACCAGGTGAGCCAGGACATGCTGGCGATGAGGAAGAGGGAGCCCAGGATGATGGCTGCGATCTGCACCTTCTCGATGACGGTCAGGGAAATCGCCTGCCACTGCAAGGGAAGAAGGTGCCGCGCCGGGTTACCGGATCGGGtgcggggtggggacttgggggatcAGAGTGGGCTGGGGACCGTGGGGTACGGAGACCCGAGTGGCTGGGCACACGATGCGTGGCAAGGGAGTCATAGAGGCCAAAGGATCTggtgtttggggggaaggggctggggccgCAGCGGGTTGGTGGGAGGGAATCACAGGGGCTAGGAGACCCGGGGAAGGGAAGCCGCTGCCAGTGCACCAGGATAAAGTCAAGTCAGGTCTGGTCTCTGCCGAATGGATTCTGAGGAATGTTTGGCTGTCGAGTGGATTCTGAGGAACGTTCGTACTGCCTGTAGGAGCCcatcaggacggggggggggcgggggggggaagctcagggctgggagaagggggctgcgggttgggattgaggggcaccgacagagctgtgggaggggagccaagggctgggatAGCCGGAGGTTGTCCGTTGTCTAGGAGTGCAATGGCCCTGGATCAGTGTCAGGGCGTGTGCGTAGCTTGTGTGCACACGCGTGCGGGTCTGTGGGTCCGCGTCAGTGCGTGGGCGTGCCGGAGCGTGCGTGTGCCCATACGCCCCCCGCTCACCTGCAGGGGGTTCTTTGTGCTGATGGCTAACACCTGGTATTTGAAGTAACACAGCTCACAGCTCCAAGAGCCCCTCTCGCTGATCCAGCGAATCAGGCAGGGCTGGTGCGTGCAGCGGACGGACCCGTCACACCGGCATGGGCTGAGCAGCTCCCCCTGCAAAGCAAACAGGCCCTGGGGTTAGGCGCTGGcggtgggggggacggggacgctGGGTAACACCAACCCTCCCCGCTCTGCGGCCACAGCGAGCGCCTGGCAAGAGCCACGCTCCATTAGGCCGCTAACATTTAAACAGCAGTTTATTAGCCTCGTCTGCTTGATGCACTGACGGGGGGAGCAATTAGCATAAATATTTCATGCCTCCTGACAGGAAGCACTAACGACGCTTCATGGAGACACTGGGCCAGCAGAGTGCCGGCGAGTCCCCTCAGCAGGGGTCACAGgggtcatcccccccccccaataaaacaaCAACACATAGCCATCGGTCAGTTTTACAACCACAGGAAATTGGTGCTTAGATACCatgatgatagatagatagatagatagagggggtgtatggggatagatagataaatagatagatagatggatggatggggtggatgaggatagatagatagagggggtggatgaggctagatagatagatagatagagggggtgtaggggggtagatagatagatagagggggtgtatggggatagatagatagatagatagatagaggggttgtaTGGAGATGGACAGATAGAAGGGGGCTGGATGGATGATGGTGTTGCCCCATCTCCGTGTATCCCTGAGTGGGTgcccagcggggggaggggtgaagcccCCACGATGACACTCCGAGTCCCATCAAGTTTTGCataaaatctttgttttttttctaactATCCCTTTTGGGTGCAAAATCCCGGCTGGACCCTCCCATGGCATGATGGGGGGGAGGCCGCGTGATGGTGTTGGGGTTAttaggcatatatatatatatatatgaaccagagttcttccatgtttaaactctgtccttccatgtttaactctaatcgacctcaagagccaaggacaggaattggaatgtgtaaataaccagttacctattacgaccttgtttataaccaggtcctaagcaataatgatgaggtttgcatgtttctagctggaggaaacaTGCAAACATGGTAAACTAAGGATAAatagaaccaaatgattgtttagaggaatgttactaacaagctagatttatagccctagaatgacttaacggcttaaatgtataaacatgtcttcgggagagaagggagggggagtgggggggtggtacagggggaaagaagggagggggagtgggggtggtggtacagggggagagaggtgggggcttagttgtgtaaagtataagaagagagaaactgttttgttctggtgtgctcgatttgagatttgcctgtctccttgcaccactttgagatttcaaataaactttgattgtttctccaccccggtatgtttactggcgcgaagcacgccgggcaacgaaccagctgttgctgtcctcgggcctctgtgcctgcaacaatgGTGCCCCCCCAggagccccaccccagcagcaggtCCATACACCGGACTGCAGATTGCTCCCCGCAGCGGGAGCTGCAGATGCTGGTCTGACGGTGGGACTGTCCCCAGCTGCGTGGGGCCAAGAGGAGCCTAGGCTGGCTTTGCCGGGGGATGGGGACAATCCCCTCTTCCAAGGAGAGGCGACGACATTCTGCAGAGCGGAGAAGGGGGCTGAGATGCGAGGAAACCCCAGGGGCTTTGCTATGTGCTGGtggctgccttcagagatggggtCATTGTCCTAGGAAGCCTGGGCTATGCTTCGTGCTGGGCCGGGGGGATCCCTTCCCGTCAcgggagggggaggctggggcGGCTGTTCGGAGATGCAACAGCGTTACAGAGCATCTCCGTTCAGGGCAGCTGGGTGATCGGAGCTGGGCTCCCCACGCACAGCTCGGCTGATGGTCCttggtcctgcccccccccccgccatcccagccctgcccccccagctctgccggtgcctctcaatcctgacccacaccccccctgccatcccagccctgcccccccagctctgccggtacCTCTCAATCCCGACCACACCCCCCTGCCAttgcccctcaatcctgccctgcagccccctgccatcccagccctgccccccagctctgccggtgcctctcaatcccgacccacacccccctgccatcccagccctgccccccagctctgccggtgccccttaatcccaacccgcagcccccttgtccccccgcagctctgccaatgctcctcagtcccgacccgcagcccctggtatcccagcccctcctctcgcCCTGTTCTGGAATCCCGTCCCCTCGGCAGTGCTGATCCAGCGCCCCGACTCCGTCACCTCCCCTTCGCCGGGGGACTTTGGCATGGTAATGACCATCACTTGGCTTTTCCTTCCCGTCCTCCTGCTCAGCAGCTGGTCACAGACAGACCCCGATCGCAGCTCCCCGGCGTCCCTGCTGCCCtcgcccccctccctctcccttaaTTAGCGTCTGTGCTATTCTGCCTGATCAGCAGACAGTGCGGGGCTCTCCAggaggctcccctcccccagcctctctaCCCACGGCTTtggcctccctcccctgcaccagAGAACCCAGCCCAGGGCACACTGGGGGGCATGGGTGTGGTGGGTAAAGGGTGGCGCCCGTTGCGAAGGGCCCCGCAGCACAACTGACTGGAGTCCTGGAGCAGAGACAGAGCAGGCCGGGCGCCCCGAAGTGCTGGCACCCTTCCCCGATGGGGGAGGATAATCTAGGGACATGCAGCCTCCTCCCCAGGGGAAACCCAGATCTGGCAGGACTGGAGCcagactccagccccctgcacccagctgggcccccccacccagctgggCCCCCCCACCGAAGTACCCGGGGCGCTGCATTCACCATGGCGCGGCGCAGGCTGTGCCAACCCGGCAGAGCCCAGGCCGCAGAAGTGGGGGACAGACCCAGAGACAGTAGCTGACCCAGAGGGGCCTTGGTCACTATCACAGCTAAAGAGGGGTCACcggccccccagagcccaggaagAGAAACCCAAACCCCGGGactggcagcagggctggggtagtTACATGGGATGTCCTGgatggcagggtgtgtgtgtgtgttcctgccAGGACCCCCGCCGGGGTCCTCTCCCCGCCGGCCCTGTGCTACGAGGCAGAGGCCGCACATACGCCAAGCTCGTCTGGTTACCGCACGGCGGATCGCGCTCTGCCAGTTTCACGGCTGGCTGACCCCACACTGGTGCACGCGTCCCGCCCGCCACCCTGGCTGGCTGCACAGACTGacccagccagggcagggggttctgaGCCGTCTCCCCACTGGTCTCCCCATTGGGCTGgcccacaccagcccctggcAGAGATCACCGGGGCCTGCTCTGGCTCCCCAAATGCCCCATCTGGCGTAAAAGTCTCCCGGGCCCTTTCTCCCCAGCAGGCCCAGGGGCATTTACTCCTGTCATCCAAGGAGCACCTCCTGCCATACCTGTGTGATCCCACccagactccagctgggggtttaCCCAGACCGGGCAGGCTGGAGAGCGGTGCCCATGGCTGCACCAACCAACGTCTGCTTCAGAGGCTGGATTCTTGGCGCCGCCCAAAGGCCTTCACGAGGGTGGCTGGTGCCCGAGCTGGCCTGAGGGCTCTGCTCATGCGCACTGCACCACAGCCCCTGGCATAGGGGGCGGCTTGGGGGCCATGGCTAGAGTGCATTGCACTCTGAGTATTCTTGGCTCCATGGGGCCAGGGGAAGCAGAACACAAATTAGAGCGGCctttaggctgctctaacttgcagcaagggcagggctgggcctgaaTATGGAGGTACAGAGAGGGAGGGCTCTGGTGCCACAGGTAGCTTTTGAAAGGCATTTTTTAGGCCTAATGGTCATTTATTTTTGCTCACAATGTTCCAGGCAAGCTGCCCTCTTTCAAGATGGCCACCCCCGCTCTTGGTTCCCAGCCCTCGACAGCCCGGGCTACCCTGAGGGCCCCTGCGACTTCTGCTCCATGCAGAGCGATAGGAGACGGCAGCCATTTTGCAACAGGGCAGTTCTCGGGGGAGCTCGCCGGAGGGAAATAGCGTTTGCCCCTCGCTGCTGCAGGACAAATGAAAACCAAACGGCCAAGAGTTGCCAGCAGCCCCCAGAGAACAGAGCCTCAGATGGAGCCGGCGCCCCGGGAGCTTTAGCCCCATGGGGAGTTCGGACGGCCTGCGCCGGTCCATTGTTAAGGCCACATGGGACAAACAAAATGGCGCCACGCCCACCGCTCCATTTCTCACGGGCACTGTTCTTTAATGAACGCCCCCTCTGATCACCCGTCCCGCTTCCGGTCTGGTCTGGGCTCGGGGGGATCCGGTGCCGGAGTCACCGGGTTCAGCACAGGGGCCAAGCCCGTTTTTAGCGTGGAGCTCGGCTCGGTGCTCCGGACGGAACCACCCCGGCACTGCCAGCACCTGAGGGCTAACCGTACGCCAGGTGAATCCCCCGGAGAACAATGGCGCATCCCCCCTCCACTCCATGGGAACAATGGAgaaactccccccacacacacacatacctgagAATGTGTCTGAGCAACCCCCCCAACCCCGGCCAGGATGGGGGCAAAGGCACCTCTAACTCGGGGCCGCTGGGCAGGGCCCCCTGGTACATGATGTCTGGAGACGGCGCACGGGGAAAAcagcccggcccccagggcaggcgggtggggctgtgagctctggGAGTCCCGGACGCAGGATTGGGACAGCGACCCATCCCGGTCCCGCAGGGGCAGCCCCCGGGCCACACAGCAAATCCCCCTCCTGTAATCCATAAATAACACACAGAGCCTAGCGTGATGGGTCCTAGGCCacgactggggttcctaggtgctaccgtaatacacctaataaataacgtACAGCACCTAATGCAGtgaggtcctgggccatgactgagaaccccactgctctgcccctccgctgagcaccccacagccctcctccccgcTGAGcacccctctgcccaccccctcccgcactggTCCGCTCAGCTCTTACCACATGGCCCCagcaccctcctctccccccatcccagcgaTGCAGCCATCC encodes:
- the MARCHF9 gene encoding E3 ubiquitin-protein ligase MARCHF9; its protein translation is MMFKYRIRMFFNELKLLVLMRRGRPEPEPGAGGSRALGGSGCGWPPFADCSARQDDEAEYYGGVAEPRPRSLALEEKEPRPPPPGQQPGAGGALDTVSLSSSLDSGMRTPQCRICFQGPEQGELLSPCRCDGSVRCTHQPCLIRWISERGSWSCELCYFKYQVLAISTKNPLQWQAISLTVIEKVQIAAIILGSLFLIASMSWLTWSSLSPSAKWQRQDLLFQICYGMYGFMDIVCIGLIIHEGSSVYRIFKRWQAVNQQWKVLNYDKAKDLGEPVGSGAAKAGGRNSRTNPSSGSERNPRRGQRVRTILNHHCGYTILHILSHLRPNEPRGGASSGREVVMRVTTV